The following proteins are encoded in a genomic region of Diadema setosum chromosome 10, eeDiaSeto1, whole genome shotgun sequence:
- the LOC140234061 gene encoding uncharacterized protein has product MPRKKRKPTQNDIERAYHAAKEGKMSIRQAAKKFNIPKSTLIDKVKGKSPLECKKGPKQILSAEEEVALAEWGVKMAGIGYMCIRTQILYTVKTILDKDEKEDRGREKRFGENNLPGKDWWVRFCDRHSKLKRATLQVLERGKKLVKSDAALCKWESSLKRFLQRHGVKDPACIFTCTANRFLVEGHRSVVRYCFSKKISSQSQYLTVLTAASANGKFVPPMIVYPSDAEDIDALEDEAVEGTFFTKSRNGDLSVELFYSWIGEHFLEYAPSGKNIVLLIEANWPCVDMYVSRLCKDKKITLFCMPPPSSHFREPLLWGFSKQLPNEWKMESMNFELLNPGMKVDKYAFPAVFSNVWTHLASENNARLGFERSGVWPSDSQNQQRTVSESHHLNVLCFDEDGNKIEVAMYEEVISDIPEEGTDVRQDSLPVVEGEHNKLEGIEDESKNVLKQFEEAQSLTEEQKAVFESRFEAEFKEQHDLVYNAWKALKELMVMKQDTAAEYEDRSDEEYDDDDDDSLLGWLSDEDDEYEEKENVHGDNVLNSITKMDDNGCESKEEEDGDCDDNEDDSRSESGSNKREKDCNDAESDWDCISSSSEESLQDEKFPPSTSGPTASPSRTAMSPLKISRYVHPGAAAKRKRTHPRKSSPPEKKKREQSHQKR; this is encoded by the coding sequence ATGCCACGGAAAAAGCGTAAACCAACTCAGAATGACATTGAGCGTGCTTACCATGCAGCCAAAGAAGGGAAGATGTCTATACGGCAAGCTGCCAAGAAATTCAACATTCCCAAGTCTACGCTGATTGACAAGGTCAAGGGCAAAAGTCCTCTGGAGTGCAAGAAAGGACCGAAGCAGATTCTTTCCGCTGAGGAAGAAGTAGCCCTGGCAGAATGGGGAGTAAAGATGGCAGGCATTGGTTACATGTGCATTAGGACACAGATCTTGTACACTGTCAAGACCATTCTCGATAAAGATGAGAAGGAAGACCGTGGGAGGGAGAAGAGATTTGGGGAGAACAACCTCCCTGGCAAAGATTGGTGGGTGCGCTTTTGTGATCGCCATTCCAAGCTGAAGAGAGCCACTTTGCAGGTCCTGGAGAGAGGGAAGAAGTTAGTCAAGTCAGATGCTGCACTCTGCAAGTGGGAATCCAGCCTGAAGAGATTCCTCCAGCGGCATGGCGTCAAAGATCCAGCGTGCATTTTCACCTGCACTGCCAATCGCTTCCTAGTCGAAGGACACCGGAGCGTGGTGAGGTATTGCTTCAGCAAAAAGATTAGCTCGCAATCCCAGTACCTGACTGTACTCACCGCAGCCTCAGCAAATGGCAAATTTGTGCCACCAATGATTGTCTACCCGTCTGATGCGGAGGATATTGATGCCCTGGAGGATGAGGCGGTTGAAGGCACTTTCTTCACGAAGAGCAGAAATGGTGACTTGAGTGTGGAGTTGTTCTACAGCTGGATTGGGGAACACTTCCTTGAGTATGCACCATCGGGGAAAAATATTGTCCTACTTATTGAGGCCAACTGGCCCTGTGTTGACATGTATGTATCCAGGTTGtgcaaagacaaaaaaatcaCACTCTTCTGCATGCCACCACCCTCGAGTCACTTCCGTGAGCCTCTGCTGTGGGGCTTTTCCAAGCAGCTGCCAAACGAATGGAAAATGGAGTCCATGAACTTTGAACTCCTAAATCCAGGAATGAAAGTGGACAAGTATGCCTTTCCAGCAGTCTTCAGTAACGTTTGGACCCATCTTGCATCTGAGAATAATGCCAGGTTAGGCTTCGAGAGGAGCGGAGTCTGGCCATCAGATTCACAGAACCAGCAGAGGACTGTTAGTGAATCGCATCACCTGAACGTATTGTGCTTTGATGAAGATGGAAATAAAATCGAGGTTGCAATGTATGAAGAGGTCATCAGTGATATTCCTGAAGAAGGCACAGATGTCAGACAAGATAGCTTGCCTGTGGTAGAAGGGGAGCACAACAAACTTGAAGGCATCGAAGATGAGTCAAAGAATGTGCTGAAACAATTCGAAGAGGCTCAGTCTCTGACTGAGGAGCAAAAGGCTGTCTTTGAGTCCAGATTCGAGGCAGAATTCAAGGAACAACATGACCTGGTGTACAATGCATGGAAAGCTCTCAAGGAGCTCATGGTCATGAAGCAGGATACAGCAGCAGAGTACGAGGATCGATCTGATGaggaatatgatgatgatgatgatgacagccTTCTGGGTTGGCTATCTGATGAAGACGACGAATACGAGGAGAAAGAGAATGTTCATGGTGACAATGTCCTAAACAGCATCACCAAGATGGATGATAATGGGTGTGAAAGCAAGGAGGAAGAAGATGGAGattgtgatgataatgaggATGACAGCAGAAGCGAGAGTGGCAGCAATAAGAGGGAAAAGGATTGCAATGACGCTGAAAGTGACTGGGATTGTATCAGCTCCTCCTCTGAAGAATCTCTACAAGATGAAAAATTCCCACCCTCCACCAGTGGACCAACAGCTTCCCCCTCAAGGACTGCCATGTCCCCTCTGAAGATCAGCAGGTACGTGCATCCTGGAGCAGCAGCAAAGAGGAAGAGGACCCATCCTAGGAAGAGTTCTCCaccagagaaaaagaaaagagagcaaagTCACCAAAAAAGGTAG